The Impatiens glandulifera unplaced genomic scaffold, dImpGla2.1, whole genome shotgun sequence DNA segment caaaaacaaaacaagtgtttttttgataaattaaaagaaaaatctcacattaatctaaatcaatatgaaaaaaagtattaaaatagtttaaaatgatAATGAGACATAATTTGTTAATTCTAAGTATACACCACATTTTAATGAATTGAGAATTATTCACTAAAGAATATGTGTTTACAACCCACAAGAACACGggtttgtaaaaataaaaataataataaaaacgaATATTTAACCGAAGTAGCAAGTTTTAAACTAGAAAACTCCTCGTATTGAACAATAtgaaactatttataaaattctcagggtttttagattttatgttatatgtctaataataattctaaaaaaaatgaaatttgaacataaataaatcaaatgcATATTTGTAGGatatctttcaaaaacaaattatatatataatatcaaatttattcaaataaaatagtgaCATCTAGAGATgtgacattttattaaaatatagaaaaatactgAAAGTCctcaaaataatgataatatatcaatatcttCATTTTAATAAAGACTCGCATACATATTTAGTGACTGAGttacaaattaatgaaaatcaGAACATGATCATTGtctatatacataaaattaccGTCTTACTTATATATGGAGATGATATTTTGATGGTTGAAAATGATATGGGAGACAATacagaaataaaatttaaattgattcaaaatttctataaaagacgTTGGAATTGCAAAATTCTTTCTTGTTCTCAAAATTGAACATGATGTCGATGacattattgtaaaaaaaaatataaattatgaatactCATACGATCCATTGattctaaaataaatcaaagacCCTGGaattataaaattcttttttGGTTTCAAAACTAAACATGATGCTTATGGTATTAatgtaatgaaaataatattattatggaTACTGATGAGATCCAttgattttaaatcaaaatcaaagacattggaattatttttaaaaaaaatcattgtctcaaaatttcaaataataccaATGGTATTTATCAATGATATTGGCCCAATGGACTTTGTAAATCTGCTAAAAGTCATATGATTATGAGTATCAAACTGCGTGAAGTACCAAATTgcattaaatattgaaattttttaattataaacctATGGAGAAGTATCATTgcaaaaatctaattataaatccATCCAGGGGTATCAAACTGTATGTAATATTgcaaaaatctaattataaagCCGTTAAGGGTATTCAACTGCCTGAAATATTgcataaatctaattataaactCATTGAGAGGTATATCAAACTGTATGAAatgttacaaaatttaattataaactcatTGAGGGTATCAAACTGTATGAAATATTATAgaaatctaattataaatccATCCAGGGGTATCAAACTGTATGAAATATTgcaaaaatctaattataaagCCTTTAAGGGTATTAAACTGCATGAAATATTgcataaatctaattataaactCATTGAGAGGTATATCAAACTGTATGAAatgttacaaaatttaattataaactcatTGAGGGGTATATATtgtataaatctaattataaactCATTGAGGGTATCAAactgtataaaatattatagaaatCTAATTATAAACCTATTGAGGGTTATCAAACTACATAAAAAATtgcaaaaattaaattatgaactcATGGAAGGTATCAAACTACATAATTTGTTTTTGCAGAAATCTAACCATTAAACCTTTTAGGGATATCAAACTATATAAAATTGCAAAAATCTATTTATGAACCCATGATTAGGGATATCAAactattatcaaaatatatccATAAATCAAATAAGTTGATAAGacttattaaaatatgattatatctaaattagaaCAAATAATATTGCATATATTATACAACAATAATCTCAATTTtcgaataaatatatatgacttATTGGGAAGTTGTACTCTATATTATTAGAACAACTATATAGTTGATCAATCTCAAgatatatcaattatttttaagatagaAATTGTTGTCGAACAACAGTTAATCAAAATTCTAACTCAATTCGAACGAAAATTAAcacgatttaaaaaaacgacGTATAAAAAAAACGTGATCGGAGTGATCATTTGTATCTACATGGAGAAGAGTTAGTTGTTCTCACATCAATGATTCTTACTCAACTAAACTATTTCGAATAGAGTACTAATATTCGACTTGGTCTTTGTCTACTAACGAAAATGAAGACATTTTTCATTGACTATTCTTACAAGATTTTTAagaatcttaaaaaaaacaacgTTTTGGAGGATGTTTGATGCAACCGTAAAAACTTGGATAATTAACCCAATCGACAAAAACAATAAACAAGGCCTAGATGATTCATGTGAGAACATCCATTATTCATGATTCAATTCTAATGATGGATCATCTACCAACAATTTACAAAGAATTAACAATGTTTTTAAATGCTAAGAAGAAAGACAAATCAACATCAGAAAGTTGAACAACATTGAACAATATTTATTGGGAATTCAAGTTAAGCAAATTTCAAGAAGGCAAGGAATTCAGCTCGAAACCTCTCGATTTTCTAGTATTTGAACATCTTTGATTTAAACTTTTCTTCAAGATGTCCATCTTGAAGGGAGtatattaagatattatatatttaggaaatactttatgtaaaatatagaatattatgatagatattgagatattatatatttaggaaatagtttatttaaagtatataatattattatagttttatattttgctAATTAGGGATGCTTcctaaatttatgtataaatacaTCGATTGGGTCATTATCTCATcaacaaaacatatataataacataaattattctTTCGTTTCTTGCTCTCTACCATCTCTTTTTAAGTCTTAACTTTAAGTTTAACTTCGTTTGTAATCGATCTTAAATAAGGTAAGTTTAATCTTCTGCATAAATCTCAACAAGATGTAATACTTCTATGTGTGCAAGAAAGCTTTTTTTGGACAGACCAACAATGTTATTTGTTGCTTTCATTTTATGCAAGGAAATATCTTTACCTTCTCCCAAACAATCAGATTTTATCTTCAACGGACATAAGATGAATGTCTCGGAATCGTCAACATGTGTCAAAGTCATCTCGTTTAACAACCTTACCATCACCAAGACCAATGATCGATGATTTATGTTAAAAGactgaaaattatttcaaatgaaACATTCTTTACGCTAATCTAGCCTTCTCCGTCCCTCGCATTACAACAAACTCGTGAGATCATTTTAATGTCATGTGTCTACGCCtcatagttttattattttcttccaATAGTATTCTCCTTCTAATACAAATATCTATATATTGATGGATAACAAGTGTTTGAAAATCTATACTTAAACAATTTTGATCCTACTGGAAATTGgtatttggtttatttttcttcacattggcttaattaaatattatcattttaacaagagtaattatttataaaagtcttgtataaattttaataataaattaaacacatttaGTGGCACGTAGCTTTTACTGAATTATTTTATACTGCGCTAAAGTTTAGGTCATCCTCCCTATTAGGGgttcaatattttgtcttaacCGAATATCCGATCGAATTTAAATTCACTGAAtttgaataaaccgaattcaaataaaccaaattcgaaattcattttcagttttcaaatcgaatttcaaaccaattcgaattcaaatacggttttcgaattttttttcgaatttgagtttcaactcgaaaaccaaactaaaaatcgaattcattttttattatttattcttccaaacatagcttaataaaaaatttaaaataatcaaattagaatattttaaattcaagatttaataataaaagacaaaaagaaaagaaaagcacTAGTAGTCTAGTGGTAAAATAGTTACCCTGCCACAATACAATTGATATTGAGTTATGTTAGATCTCTtttattccaaaaaataaaataaaatcgaaTTCGGTTTTAATTCGAAATCCGTACCGGATTCGGtttggtttaattaaaatttatttgaattcggtttggttttcgtaGACGAAATTATTATGCgccattatattttttaaattcttaattttctttaggaaaagaaattttaaatcaattttcttgtcaaataaaattagagtaaatgaaaagaaaataaagccTCCAAGGAGTTTTTCTTTTTAGACAAAAACAATACCTcataaatgaaaacaaaacattttaaaacataGTACAATTAAGTCTAACTTCATTCAGTTTATTCATTAAACATTGAATTATGTTTACTAATAATGAAATTACTGGAATCACTAATTCTTGAAAGGTTTAGCACGCTTAATCAatctacataattatttttttatttactctaaattcaataacttatttgttaaatttttaattatatttgatttaaaattgaaaacttATAACTTTATTAAGTTTTTGGAGAAATACATAGCAATGGGCCACCATTCTTCTACTTACTCCCAGTAGTGCTGCCCCAgagtgaaaaatgtgaaaataatgttgttctaatttatttattttataaattgttaaaaaaaaaaaaattgggtgagatttaaatttataaccaaataaaaatactttattattatttttttttatcagaaaCTATTGGGCTAtacatttttatgttaaaataattaataaatttaattaaataacataattttttttttttattaaatagactGAAGGCTTGGTAGCTTACTTATAATGTTATTGGCATagaaatgtattattaaaaatattggcATTTATTTAGTCATTGAATATTGAGACTATATAATTTTTGACTATTGACATGACTGGTTGAATAtctattatgaaaaataatgtaatgctaaataaaattaaagatttttgtTTGTAAGAAAATAAGTAATGCGTGCGTGcagtaattatatttgatttattttaataaaattaagtattttttataagaaaattagtaATGCCTGCAGTAATTATATTTGacttttttgtattaaaataaaaaaataattgataagaaaattagTAATGCGTGCAGTAATtatatttgatcaattttaataaaataaaagatttttttataagagaATTAGTAATGCGTacagtaaatatattttaatatgattttatctttcatgctttttatttttgaaattggaCTGTTTTGCCCTCCCTAGTGATCCCTATATTAGTTACAAGTGATCTCGTCCAGAATTTtcacacaacaacaacaaaaacaaaaacattacaaaattgaaagaaaaactaATAGGAAACAACCTTTCACAAAATACTCACTAATCACAAATTCTATCAAATTTTCGGTCAGTTAAGGTAGGTCAGGCGTAAACAAATGGCGTACATAATTGGGATATTTACCTCTATAGCATTAGTCATTGCCATCCTACTTATGGTTTTCTGGTTCATAATGGTTAAAAGGAGAGAAGGTAAATAAGTAAACTTTATctctttccaaaaatatttatgcatataaattattttatagtttttttcttcttcttgaaaaTACAAAACCAATTCAATAAACACATTAATCGTGATTAgtttaaagttaatatttaaatcgttgaaaacatataatttattaatagtttagtggttttagtataattaaacggttgagaaaaaaaattacattatattcAAGCTCCTTCCTTCAGATATTTTGTTCGGTTTCTGCTCACAACCCTCTACAAACAGTTTGTAAATTCCTATATCAcacactatatatataaaagaagtatcttacttattattttattggatgactttatttttattaattaagatttgtACGTAATTAATGATAATTGATACAGAGAGAAAGATAAAGGAACGGCAAATACTTCTTACTCCAGCTAACGGTTCATCAATCCAACCTTCCACAACAGGAAAGCAGCCTTTAGAGGATTTCTCATTTTTCAAACTTAGTACCATTGTGGCAGCCACAAACAATTTTTCCGTTTCTAACAAACTCGGACAAGGCGGTTTTGGCACTGTTTATAAGGTATTTTTGTaccataaattaataatattgcaATCTACCTTATTGCTTAATAAATCTCGTCACTTAATGCAGGGGCGATTGAGGAATGGAATAGATATTGCGGTTAAAAGACTAGCAAAAAATTCCGATCAAGGTTTCGAAGAATTTAAGAATGAAGTTTCTTTAATAGTGAAACTTCAACATAGAAATTTAGTTAGGCTTTTAGGATGTTGTTTTCAACCGCATGAGAAGATGCTTATATATGAATACTTGCCAAATAAGGGATTGGACTCATTCATTTTTGGTAAGTGACTAATTACTATTACTTGAATAATTTTCTCTAACAAATATCATGTCTTCTAACAATGGAAGATACAACTAATAATACTTTGGTGTAGATcaagataaatgttatatactTAATTGGGAGAAGCGATTTAACATCATTTTGGGAATAGCAAGAGGAATGATATACCTTCACCAAGACTCTCGACTCAAAATCATCCATAGAGATTTAAAAGCCAGCAATATTTTATTGGATGATGGATTGAATCCTAAAATCTCCGATTTTGGAACGGCTAGAGTTTTTGGAGGTGATCAAATGGAAGCCAATACAAAAAGGGTAGTTGGAACATAGTGAGTGTTTTAACATAATCTTGTAGTATGGTCCTTTAATCCATCACACAATTTTcaccaaaatattttgatatatatgttgCAGTGGTTATATGTCTCCAGAATATGCCATGGAAGGACTATATTCAATAAAATCTGATGTCTTCAGCTTTGGTGTCATATTGCTTGAGATTATAAATGGGAGAAAAAATACCAGTTACCATCAAGAGAACACGATAAATTTGATAGGACATGTATGACCTACTAAAATAGTTTCATTAATTATAGAACAACTAATTAATGTGTATCATGGATTCATATATTCCATCTTTCAGGCTTGGGCATTATGGAACAAAGGTAAAGTCTTTGATATAATTGACTCAAGGATGGGAGATTTATGGACAAACCAAGAAGTTTTGAGATGCATTCACATAGGACTTCTATGTGTGCAAGAACATGCTATGGACAGACCAACTATGTCTGAAGTTGTTTTCATGTTATGCAAAGATATGTCTTTACCTTCTCCAAAGCAGCCCGCGTTTATCTTCAACGGACAAGACATGCATGCATCGGATTCATTGACGAACATTAAAGTGAACTCCATAAACAGCCTTAATTAGCATTACTTAGATCATAGCCAGATGATTTTTTTCCAACTGTTCCATTACATTTAATGAGTTTTTTATATTGAATGTTATTACctcaatatatatgttattgaaCAATAACTGAAAAGGGGGTTGTAACTCAACGATTCACAAAAGAAGTATAGCCTATACATAGAGATTCGAAAGctagtaatattttattaaagaatgaGTTGAACTCTAAAATCTCGAATTTTGGAATGACTATAATTTTTAGAGTCGACAAAATGAAGTTAGAACAAAGAATGTAGTTGGAACATAATAAGTATTTGACACAATCTTATAATAGTAGTATACTTTTAGGTAcaataatgatataattttcAGTGGTTAAATGTCTACAGAATATGTAATTGGAGGACTTTTTTCAATAAGATTTGATGTCTTCAACTTCGGtgtcttattatttatatactataAGTGGAAACAAAATAGCAATTATTATCCGGATAACAAAATCGTGTTCCTTAAGATTATTCATCCAATGTTGGGTGATTCATTGCTTCATATTCAGTTGGAGTTGGATTTTTGGTTGTTGAGATGAATATGATCCAAATATAGTAAATGTAAGAACTTATAACTATAAAGTCtcaagtttaataaatttttattttcaaacaagaaaaataaCTAATCTTGCTATCTTTCACCCAATACACCAAGATACacatttaattgaaattaaattattaaaaaaaatgactttttgaaaataatattaagaagaaaagaaaattgattttgttgacACAATAATTTACGTCcttcttttgtttattaaatttattttttatttttaaaaatagtccatgtatattaaaaaaaatgataagaattgTTTATTTACAACGAAAAAATATGAtacgagaaaaaaattaaaaaaaaaaaaaactcacaaaacatgaaaataagaaaagaattcaaacacaattttatCCAGCTCAAAACCGAGTTTTTTACTCTAACTTGAAGAATTTTAAATCTCAAGTTGACCTATAAGTATTTTGATTGTCTCAATTTGGAGCCTAAAGTATATTTGAGACCTGTTTTTCTTTGAGCTTTGATAGATATTTTCACTTAATTAACTGATCattatcttcttttttatcGTGACTTGTATTAAACTAGGTTTGCATAGGTAAGGTATTTTACCCATGATTAATACCATTTTTTCtctattgataaaaatattccCTATAAAAGAAGCattctaatataattcaaaGTAGAACAAGTATATTTGAAAACTTCAACTATATGACAATAATGGAACGCTTCAAAGTCTAGTAGTGATATTTAAATGACGTATAAATGCCAATATATTTCTATGTCAATAACATTATTTAACCAATTTCAAGTTCCCTGTATCCAAAAGTTGACAAGAAAACTGATTCCCTAAGGCTGAGTTGACATTGTCCGACCAAACAGGGTCTGAACCGGATGAGGAGGATCGAGATATTTGGCTTCCATTCAGTATATATACTACTTAAATTAATGTCGGGATGTTTAAAGGATGTGGTAGAGATTGCTGTGAAAAGATTAGCGAAAAGGTCACATCAAGGTGTGGAAGAGTTTAAGAATGAAGTTTCGTTAATTGCCAAATTTCAACATAGAAATTTGGTGAGGTTGTTAGGATGTTGTGTTGAACATCATGAGAAGGCTCTCGTATATGAATACTTACCGAATAAAGACTTGGACTCATTCATTTTCGGTACGTGACCAAAGTATCGTATTTTAATCAAGCAAATATAAAGTTaacaactaaatatttttatgtacaCGGAGAGAAATGTTCTCAACTAAATTGGGAGAAACGGTATAACATCATTTTGGGAATTGCAAAGGGAATGGTTTATCTTCACCAAGATTCTCGATTGAGGATAATTAATAGGGACTTGAAAACTAGCAATGTTTTGTTAGATAATGAGTTGAATCCTAAAATCTCGGATTTTGGAATGGAAAGAATTTTTAAAGGCAATCAAATTGAAGCAAATACAAATAGGGTAGTTGGAACAATGTAAGTGTTTTGATTGCCTTTAAAAACAGTAAGTAGATGGCTAATGCTAAAGAGGTAAAGATCACAATTATGTACACCATTTGTTGTTTACGCCTGACCTTCACTAACAGCTGCTGCGACTTCAAATATTAAGCTGAAAATTTGATAGAATTTGTGATTATAGATTTTCggtaatttatttgtttatttttgttgtggCTGTTAGTGAGCCTTTTGTTGAATTAATTGATGCTAATATCATggagtaatatatatatcttatcaTTTCATTTTTCAGGCTTGAGCCAAATCATGGATGTTGTTTTTTATTTGGCCCAAGcctgaaaaatgaaataataagatatatatattacttcaTGATATTAGCATCAATTAATTGTGTTATAATTAGGAACATATTTAGTAAAACATATATGTCCAATCAAATTAATCGTGTTCTCTTGATTGATagtaacatttattttttcttccacTTATAAATTCGAGTAATATAACACCGAAGCTGAATACATCAGATTTACATGAGTATAATCCTCCCATAGCATATTCTGGAGACATATAACCACTGCAAATTACATcatgaaaacattatggtaaaaaatcattttaaatttgacGCACACAATAATATAAGATTATATTAAAACACTTACTATGTTCCAACTACTCTTTTTGTGTTTTCATCCATCTGGTCACCTCTACAAATTTTAgccatttcaaaatttaagatttttgggTTCAACCCATCATCTAACAAAACATTGCTAGTTTTTAAGTCTCTATGGATTATTCTCAATCGACAGTCTTGGTGAAGGTATACCATTCCCTTTACGATCCCCAAAATGATGTTAAACCGTTTCTCCCAATCAAGCAGAGAACTTTTATCTTCATCTGCATCCATATTTTATTAGTACTTAACCTTTAGTTagtatagaaaaatattatagatagttaaacttgtaaaataaatgtaaatggTCACATACCGAATATAAAAGAGTCCAAGCCCTTATTTGACAAGTATTCATGTACGAGCATTTTCTCATTTTGTTGAACACAACATCCTAAGAGAATCACTAAATTGCTATGTTGGAGTTTGACAATTAAAGaaacatcatttttaaattcttCCACTCCTTGATTTTAACTGTTCGCAAGCCTTTTAACTGCAATATTTAATCCATTCTTTAGCGTCCCTACACAAAGTGACAAAATTGATTAAGCAAGAACGTAAATTGTTGCGCATAATAACTCATATCTTCATTATCATAAATTCGAGTCTTCAAACATTAactgttaaaaaaatgtttattatataaaaaaacctTATAAACTGAGACAAACCCGCCTTCTCCCAGTTTgttgaaaatggaaaaattgTCGGTTTTAGGATAATTTAGTTAGGCATTTAGGATGTTGTTTTCAATCGCACGAGAAGATGCTCATATATGAATACTTGACAAATAAGGGTTTGGACTCGTTCATTGTGGTAAGTGACCaattattacttaaataaatttctctaacaaatatatatgtcTTCTAATCATGGAAGATACAACTAATAAAACTTTGGTGTAGACGAAGATAAATGTTCTCTACTTAATTGGGAGAAGTGATTTAACATCGTTTTGGGAATAGAAAGTGGAATGATATACCTTCACCAAGACTCTAGACTCAAAATAATTCATAGAAATTTAAAAGTATCCAATATTTTATTGGACGATGGATTGAATcctaaaatctcaaattttggAATGGCTAGAATTTTTGGAGGTGATCAAATGGAAGCCAATACAAAAAAGGTAGTTGGAACATAGTACATAAGTGTTTTGACATAATGTTATAGTATTTTCCTTTACTCCATCTTACAattttcatcaaaatattattttaacatacaTTTTTAAGTGTTTATATGTCTCCAGAATATTCTATGGAAGGACTATATTCAATAAAATCCGATGTCTTCAGCTTTGGTGTCATATTGCTTCGGATTATAAATAGGAGGAAAAATACCAGTTACCATCAAGAGAAAACGATTAACTTGATCGTACTTGTATACGTTCCTAAAATAGTTTCATTAAATATAAGATAACTAATTAATGTGTATCATGGATTCATATATTCCATCTTTCAGGCTTGGGAATTATGAGACGAAGTTAAAGTCTTTGATATAATTGATTCGATGATAGATGATTCATGGAAACAGGAAGAAGTTTTGATATGTATtgagatataatatatttaggaaatactttatttaaagtatatactattattataattttatattttttctaattaaggaTGTTTCCTAAATTTATGTATACATAGATTGGGTAATCAATTCTCAtcaacaaaacataaataataacataaattattctTTCGTTTCTTGCTCTCTCTTTAAGtcttaactttaactttaacttcgTTTGTGATCGATTTTAGATTAGGGTACGTTTAATCTTCTGCATGAATCtcaacatggtatcagagcgatGTTACAAAGGAAAACAATACATTTGACTTCAACGACTTACTAGATGGATCAGAAGAAGTTTGTAAAACTAACTTTATTAACGAAGACGAATCATCAAACAAATCGATCAAGAACAACCAAGAATAATGATCAATAAACTACGGATGATTACAAGATGTTTAAAGAATGATTcagaagattgaaaaaaaatttgttaaagaatCCAAGTAAGTCTTCTAACtgtgattaatatttttttgttttctttagaaTAGAGTATGAACAAAAATGTTTTAACTAAAACAACACAACGAAACTAATAGATTTGGAGCTAGTAACTCacacaaatttaaaaacaaaataatttttatttgacaaatgaatcaaatagaattattaattaagttagaaatataaaaaaattttgatttgatccATATGAATATTTGTAGAGGTAGAGAAacatatatattgatgattatactaga contains these protein-coding regions:
- the LOC124918275 gene encoding G-type lectin S-receptor-like serine/threonine-protein kinase At1g11410 produces the protein MAYIIGIFTSIALVIAILLMVFWFIMVKRREERKIKERQILLTPANGSSIQPSTTGKQPLEDFSFFKLSTIVAATNNFSVSNKLGQGGFGTVYKGRLRNGIDIAVKRLAKNSDQGFEEFKNEVSLIVKLQHRNLVRLLGCCFQPHEKMLIYEYLPNKGLDSFIFDQDKCYILNWEKRFNIILGIARGMIYLHQDSRLKIIHRDLKASNILLDDGLNPKISDFGTARVFGGDQMEANTKRVVGTYGYMSPEYAMEGLYSIKSDVFSFGVILLEIINGRKNTSYHQENTINLIGHAWALWNKGKVFDIIDSRMGDLWTNQEVLRCIHIGLLCVQEHAMDRPTMSEVVFMLCKDMSLPSPKQPAFIFNGQDMHASDSLTNIKDVVEIAVKRLAKRSHQGVEEFKNEVSLIAKFQHRNLVRLLGCCVEHHEKALVYEYLPNKDLDSFIFEKCSQLNWEKRYNIILGIAKGMVYLHQDSRLRIINRDLKTSNVLLDNELNPKISDFGMERIFKGNQIEANTNRVVGTIVYMSPEYSMEGLYSIKSDVFSFGVILLRIINRRKNTSYHQEKTINLISDVTKENNTFDFNDLLDGSEEVCKTNFINEDESSNKSIKNNQE